One region of Armigeres subalbatus isolate Guangzhou_Male chromosome 3, GZ_Asu_2, whole genome shotgun sequence genomic DNA includes:
- the LOC134225938 gene encoding liver carboxylesterase 1F-like isoform X2 yields MIATGSLVFIFQLFATWCTAQAQIQDVTIVLSQGTIVGLKVFPETSRIPVFTYLGIPYAKPPVDDLRFSPPIPSPGWNRTLYARDFKPICPQLENNSYDDVDSQGHYKFRETSEDCLYLNIWMPETAIRYGGFPVLVMVTGEEMAFDWTVNRATGLDLASDGIIVVTVQYRTNVFGWLSLGQKYAPGNLGLLDQQLALVWIKDNIQKFGGDTNRITLLGHGTTGGPNVMTHIVSPMARGLFSKAIIMSGTVFSPYCRVNTDRRLSDEVVKIMACNYDIGRNVLKCLQQKSVHDLLKAYEYVYRSGNYTINLGPIVDDYLPAMERYVMDDPRALFSSKSFIIEDMPIMFGITSNEGGFMLNRWLDFAKQGLDYLRKYVNETMVPNILEQYNFDGVGRDQIRETINWRFFDQIPETTAHLLHSIIKLTTETKFEIPFFKTLEVFSMAVDQDVQEDASKPEESLNQLALRGGGNLYVYLFHHSNSMDMRGKINYFGGASHSSDLPFLMGPSLFQEIGRKRLSQSEDKLCKKIRALFSEFIKVGDPTPGRKIDSWKPYTEGQKYIKLISTRAENLFQNDKHSMDASFEDNIQTIENKLLNVNQDDASPHENPYLLGRVNLDDQESSRSSKSAVFADNTKDSEYIHYLRRIDSFWYGFLPKLSQIMNATDQERLRNRRIDLILEDEQELFRESSEASRYKHAFFSMLTLVCMLLAVLCLCVYMLKKNTNKNFTNIL; encoded by the exons ATGATCGCAACTGGATCATTAGTTTTCATATTCCAGCTTTTTGCTACGTGGTGTACAGCACAGGCCCAAATTCAGGATGTCACCATCGTGCTCAGTCAGGGGACGATCGTGGGG CTCAAAGTGTTCCCAGAAACGTCACGGATACCGGTCTTCACCTATCTTGGTATTCCGTATGCAAAACCACCCGTGGACGACCTTAGATTCTCGCCCCCAATACCAAGTCCCGGATGGAACCGAACACTGTACGCACGAGATTTCAAACCTATCTGTCCACAATTGGAGAACAACAGCTACGACGATGTGGACTCTCAAGGCCACTACAAGTTTCGTGAAACCAGCGAGGATTGTCTCTACTTGAACATCTGGATGCCGGAGACGGccatccgttacggaggtttcCCGGTGCTAGTCATGGTCACCGGTGAAGAGATGGCCTTCGATTGGACAGTCAATCGGGCTACCGGTCTGGATCTCGCCTCCGATGGGATCATCGTAGTAACGGTTCAGTATCGAACTAATGTGTTCGGATGGCTATCTCTTGGGCAGAAGTACGCCCCGGGGAATCTTGGACTTCTCGATCAGCAATTGGCTCTGGTTTGGATTAAGGATAACATTCAGAAATTCGGGGGCGACACCAACAGAATCACTTTGCTGGGTCACGGAACCACTGGAGGCCCAAATGTAATGACCCACATAGTTAGCCCCATGGCTCGAGGTCTATTTTCCAAGGCGATCATTATGTCGGGAACCGTGTTTTCACCTTACTGCCGCGTGAACACAGATCGCAGATTATCAGACGAAGTTGTTAAGATCATGGCCTGTAACTACGACATCGGTCGTAACGTTCTCAAGTGTTTGCAACAAAAAAGCGTCCACGACTTACTTAAGGCTTACGAGTACGTCTACCGCAGCGGAAACTACACAATCAATCTAGGGCCGATcgtggatgactatctaccggCGATGGAACGGTATGTCATGGACGACCCGCGGGCCCTATTCTCATCGAAATCATTTATCATAGAAGATATGCCGATCATGTTCGGCATTACCAGTAACGAAGGTGGCTTCATGCTGAATAGATGGCTGGACTTTGCCAAACAGGGTCTGGATTATCTGCGGAAATACGTCAACGAGACGATGGTGCCGAACATTTTGGAGCAGTACAACTTCGATGGAGTAGGACGGGATCAG ATACGCGAAACCATTAATTGGCGATTCTTCGACCAAATCCCTGAAACCACTGCGCACCTGCTCCATTCCATCATCAAGCTCACTACGGAAACCAAGTTTGAAATTCCATTTTTCAAAACACTTGAGGTATTCAGTATGGCCGTAGACCAAGATGTCCAGGAAGATGCTTCGAAACCGGAAGAATCTCTTAACCAACTAGCTCTTCGGGGTGGGGGAAACTTGTACGTCTACCTCTTCCATCACTCCAATTCGATGGACATGCGAGGCAAGATCAACTACTTTGGTGGAGCATCGCACTCCTCGGACTTACCATTTCTGATGGGACCAAGTTTGTTCCAGGAGATCGGTCGCAAACGACTGTCTCAATCTGAGGACAAACTATGCAAGAAAATTCGAGCGTTGTTCAGCGAATTTATCAAAGTTGG TGATCCCACGCCCGGTCGAAAGATCGACTCATGGAAACCCTACACTGAGGGCCAGAAGTACATAAAACTTATCTCCACACGAGCGGAGAATCTTTTCCAGAACGACAAACATAGTATGGACGCCAGCTTTGAGGACAACattcaaactattgaaaataaacTCCTGAACGTCAATCAGGATGATGCCTCCCCTCATGAGAACCCCTACCTCTTGGGGCGTGTTAACCTTGACGACCAGGAGAGCTCCCGCTCATCCAAAAGCGCCGTCTTTGCAGATAACACCAAAGATTCCGAGTATATCCATTATCTTCGCCGCATCGACAGCTTCTGGTACGGGTTTCTACCTAAGCTGTCCCAGATTATGAACGCCACCGATCAGGAACGGCTGCGGAACCGACGAATCGATCTCATACTGGAAGACGAGCAAGAGCTCTTTCGCGAGTCGTCGGAGGCCTCCCGCTACAAGCATGCCTTTTTCTCTATGCTAACGCTGGTCTGTATGTTGCTGGCCGTCCTATGCTTGTGCGTCTACATGTTAAagaaaaatacgaacaaaaactTCACCAATATCTTATGA
- the LOC134225938 gene encoding liver carboxylesterase 1F-like isoform X1, with amino-acid sequence MFRKHSTSADQNKTKNGIEHRSLIHSFATANRTCGPGKSEKCGVCAARRSEARAQTHQQLRYRRSTRVIGGQSACRTQSVPIFYQLEIAISVEVMIATGSLVFIFQLFATWCTAQAQIQDVTIVLSQGTIVGLKVFPETSRIPVFTYLGIPYAKPPVDDLRFSPPIPSPGWNRTLYARDFKPICPQLENNSYDDVDSQGHYKFRETSEDCLYLNIWMPETAIRYGGFPVLVMVTGEEMAFDWTVNRATGLDLASDGIIVVTVQYRTNVFGWLSLGQKYAPGNLGLLDQQLALVWIKDNIQKFGGDTNRITLLGHGTTGGPNVMTHIVSPMARGLFSKAIIMSGTVFSPYCRVNTDRRLSDEVVKIMACNYDIGRNVLKCLQQKSVHDLLKAYEYVYRSGNYTINLGPIVDDYLPAMERYVMDDPRALFSSKSFIIEDMPIMFGITSNEGGFMLNRWLDFAKQGLDYLRKYVNETMVPNILEQYNFDGVGRDQIRETINWRFFDQIPETTAHLLHSIIKLTTETKFEIPFFKTLEVFSMAVDQDVQEDASKPEESLNQLALRGGGNLYVYLFHHSNSMDMRGKINYFGGASHSSDLPFLMGPSLFQEIGRKRLSQSEDKLCKKIRALFSEFIKVGDPTPGRKIDSWKPYTEGQKYIKLISTRAENLFQNDKHSMDASFEDNIQTIENKLLNVNQDDASPHENPYLLGRVNLDDQESSRSSKSAVFADNTKDSEYIHYLRRIDSFWYGFLPKLSQIMNATDQERLRNRRIDLILEDEQELFRESSEASRYKHAFFSMLTLVCMLLAVLCLCVYMLKKNTNKNFTNIL; translated from the exons ATGTTTCGTA AACATAGCACCAGTGCGGAccagaacaaaacaaaaaacggAATAGAACACAGATCACTGATCCATTCATTCGCCACAGCCAACCGAACCTGCGGACctggaaaaagtgaaaagtgtggtGTGTGTGCCGCCCGGCGAAGCGAAGCACGAGCTCAGACTCATCAGCAGCTACGCTATAG ACGATCAACGAGAGTGATCGGCGGTCAGTCAGCATGTCGAACCCAATCAGTTCCAATATTTTATCAACTGGAAATCGCCATTAGTGTCGAAGTCATGATCGCAACTGGATCATTAGTTTTCATATTCCAGCTTTTTGCTACGTGGTGTACAGCACAGGCCCAAATTCAGGATGTCACCATCGTGCTCAGTCAGGGGACGATCGTGGGG CTCAAAGTGTTCCCAGAAACGTCACGGATACCGGTCTTCACCTATCTTGGTATTCCGTATGCAAAACCACCCGTGGACGACCTTAGATTCTCGCCCCCAATACCAAGTCCCGGATGGAACCGAACACTGTACGCACGAGATTTCAAACCTATCTGTCCACAATTGGAGAACAACAGCTACGACGATGTGGACTCTCAAGGCCACTACAAGTTTCGTGAAACCAGCGAGGATTGTCTCTACTTGAACATCTGGATGCCGGAGACGGccatccgttacggaggtttcCCGGTGCTAGTCATGGTCACCGGTGAAGAGATGGCCTTCGATTGGACAGTCAATCGGGCTACCGGTCTGGATCTCGCCTCCGATGGGATCATCGTAGTAACGGTTCAGTATCGAACTAATGTGTTCGGATGGCTATCTCTTGGGCAGAAGTACGCCCCGGGGAATCTTGGACTTCTCGATCAGCAATTGGCTCTGGTTTGGATTAAGGATAACATTCAGAAATTCGGGGGCGACACCAACAGAATCACTTTGCTGGGTCACGGAACCACTGGAGGCCCAAATGTAATGACCCACATAGTTAGCCCCATGGCTCGAGGTCTATTTTCCAAGGCGATCATTATGTCGGGAACCGTGTTTTCACCTTACTGCCGCGTGAACACAGATCGCAGATTATCAGACGAAGTTGTTAAGATCATGGCCTGTAACTACGACATCGGTCGTAACGTTCTCAAGTGTTTGCAACAAAAAAGCGTCCACGACTTACTTAAGGCTTACGAGTACGTCTACCGCAGCGGAAACTACACAATCAATCTAGGGCCGATcgtggatgactatctaccggCGATGGAACGGTATGTCATGGACGACCCGCGGGCCCTATTCTCATCGAAATCATTTATCATAGAAGATATGCCGATCATGTTCGGCATTACCAGTAACGAAGGTGGCTTCATGCTGAATAGATGGCTGGACTTTGCCAAACAGGGTCTGGATTATCTGCGGAAATACGTCAACGAGACGATGGTGCCGAACATTTTGGAGCAGTACAACTTCGATGGAGTAGGACGGGATCAG ATACGCGAAACCATTAATTGGCGATTCTTCGACCAAATCCCTGAAACCACTGCGCACCTGCTCCATTCCATCATCAAGCTCACTACGGAAACCAAGTTTGAAATTCCATTTTTCAAAACACTTGAGGTATTCAGTATGGCCGTAGACCAAGATGTCCAGGAAGATGCTTCGAAACCGGAAGAATCTCTTAACCAACTAGCTCTTCGGGGTGGGGGAAACTTGTACGTCTACCTCTTCCATCACTCCAATTCGATGGACATGCGAGGCAAGATCAACTACTTTGGTGGAGCATCGCACTCCTCGGACTTACCATTTCTGATGGGACCAAGTTTGTTCCAGGAGATCGGTCGCAAACGACTGTCTCAATCTGAGGACAAACTATGCAAGAAAATTCGAGCGTTGTTCAGCGAATTTATCAAAGTTGG TGATCCCACGCCCGGTCGAAAGATCGACTCATGGAAACCCTACACTGAGGGCCAGAAGTACATAAAACTTATCTCCACACGAGCGGAGAATCTTTTCCAGAACGACAAACATAGTATGGACGCCAGCTTTGAGGACAACattcaaactattgaaaataaacTCCTGAACGTCAATCAGGATGATGCCTCCCCTCATGAGAACCCCTACCTCTTGGGGCGTGTTAACCTTGACGACCAGGAGAGCTCCCGCTCATCCAAAAGCGCCGTCTTTGCAGATAACACCAAAGATTCCGAGTATATCCATTATCTTCGCCGCATCGACAGCTTCTGGTACGGGTTTCTACCTAAGCTGTCCCAGATTATGAACGCCACCGATCAGGAACGGCTGCGGAACCGACGAATCGATCTCATACTGGAAGACGAGCAAGAGCTCTTTCGCGAGTCGTCGGAGGCCTCCCGCTACAAGCATGCCTTTTTCTCTATGCTAACGCTGGTCTGTATGTTGCTGGCCGTCCTATGCTTGTGCGTCTACATGTTAAagaaaaatacgaacaaaaactTCACCAATATCTTATGA
- the LOC134222790 gene encoding uncharacterized protein LOC134222790, translated as HKFFFRSKLFDRKNRSKKAGVSDSAADDDEFNVTGISHRIKTTSTGGSSTNRVVRNNPLYGENFKRFVAGGESMGPISFGASASNKSVIGGLRTVEGSSVSGARRGNNEFGENVNAILTDLDEELEVRNWRYQLSNDHF; from the coding sequence CACAAGTTCTTCTTCCGGTCGAAGCTGTTCGATCGGAAGAACCGCTCCAAGAAGGCGGGAGTGAGTGATAGTGCGGCGGACGACGATGAGTTCAACGTCACCGGCATTAGCCACCGGATCAAGACGACCAGCACGGGCGGGTCGTCAACGAACCGAGTAGTGCGAAACAATCCGTTGTACGGGGAGAACTTTAAGCGGTTCGTTGCCGGGGGCGAAAGTATGGGACCTATCAGTTTCGGTGCAAGTGCCAGCAATAAAAGTGTCATCGGGGGTTTGAGAACAGTTGAGGGATCTTCGGTGAGTGGGGCTCGACGAGGCAATAATGAATTTGGGGAAAACGTAAACGCTattttgactgatctggacgaAGAGCTGGAGGTCAGAAACTGGCGTTATCAATTATCCAATGATCATTTCTAG